Genomic segment of Mucilaginibacter sabulilitoris:
GATCTCCATGGTAGGAGAAGTAATACCCTTAGATTTCCGGGTTGTGATCAATATTACACCATTGGTACCACGGGTTCCGTAGATAGCCGCCGCCGAACCATCCTTAAGCACATCAATAGATTCGATATCTTCGGGTGCTACTGAAGTTAAACTGCCAGGAACACCGTCAATAATAACCAGAGGCGTTGTGCTGGCATTAAGGGTTGTTATACCACGCAAGTTAACCTGGGCGGTAGCAGTGGGGTTACCATCGGGTGTAACAACCGATAAACCGGCAACTTTGCCCCTGATGAGCTGAGCAGCATCACCTACCGATCCTTTAACAAAGTTCTCGGATTTTACACTGGCTACCGCACTTGTAATTTCGCCCCGACGCTGGGTGCCATAACCGATAACAACTACTTCGTTAAGGCCTTTTGCCTCACCAGTTAACTGAACATTTACAACCGTTTTTCCTGCGGTAAATGCTGCTTCTGTTGTGGTAAAGCCAATAAAGGTGAATACCAGCGTGCCACTGTTTTGTGGCACCCTTAAACTGTACTTTCCATCAACATCGGTAACGGCCCCGGTTTGTGTGCCTTTTAAAATAACGTTAACTCCCGGAAGCGGACTATTATTCACATCCGTTACCTTTCCGGTAATGGTAACGGGATCTATACCGTTATTGCGTTTTAAGTGATCCGGCGCCTTTGTGGCGCCAGCGGTAGCTGTAATTGTTTGTAAGAAAAAGAATGTAGTTAATACAACGACTAAAATCCTTTGAAGTTTTCCAAAAACAGATCGCAGCAATTCACTGTAGAAAAGAATTTTCATACTTTTGAATGTGTGGGTTTATTTGGTTTATAGTTATTAGGATGATTATTGGCTGATTGCCCCGCCCGCCGGGAAATGTTGCAAGCATTTCTCGGCTTCATTTGAGCTGTTAAGTATATCTTTATCGCATACTGCAAAACCTCCTTTCGTTTTAATTTATAACATTTTTAAGTTGAGAGAAATCCCTAAAAAAAGGCAAAAGAACCTCCTTTCAACAGTTTTCTGTTGAGCAATTTTTGCCCGGAGGAGACTGACTTACCCCCTCCGGAACATTTACCGGAATATCTATTTAACCGGTGCGATATGTTTATTTAGTATCTTCATTTATCCACACCTGGTAGGGATTTCCGGCCTGCCGGTTTCCGATTGTATAAAAAGGGATAGCGGTAAATTCAACTTGCTTACCCGATGTGTCTGCGGCCTTGCCGGTAATAACATTTATACCGTTTAACAGATTTGGCTTATAGCTAATGGCAAGTGACGCGTTTGATTTTAACCTATAGTCTTTCAAGCCCGGGTTATCAAGTGATTCAAAACTATAAATAATAGGCCCCGAGGCCAGTGCCAGCTTCCCTTTAACTGTTTGAACAGAATCATTAGTTGTTATTAGTCTTGGCTGCATTGGCAAATCAAGCTCTATCACGTCTCCTTTTTTCCATGATCGTGTGATGGAAGCGTAACCCTTTACCGGTTGAACAGGTACTTGCTGTCCGTTAACCTTTAGCGAAACCCCGCCGTTAACTTTTGAATGATACAGATCAAAAGGATTTTCCTTGCCCTCAGCCCAGCCGGGTATGCGGACATTAATGGCAAACTTTGTAGTGTTTTTAGGTGTTACCTCGATCTTATTGGCTCCTTTCCAGGGGTAACCGGTGGTTTGCTTTAATAAAACGGCTGTACCATTGATGTTAAATGATGCTTCGCTGCCGATAAACAGGTTAACATACAGATGATCGCTGTCATAGGCATAAATATATTGCGGCAGCGCTCCAACCATTTTTAATATCATTGGCGGGCAGCAAGGGCAATCATGCCATGCCCATCGTTTATTACCATTACCAACAAGCGGGTTTTCATAAAAAAAATGATCTCCCGTTAATGAAATGCCCGAAAGTAAATTATTATAAATAACCCTTTCAAATTCATCCATATACTTTCCATCGGCTTTTAGCTCGTTCATTTGTTCGCTAAAAAAGCCCGAACTAATTGACGCGCAGGTTTCCAGATAGGCCGACTCCGGTAAAAAATAATTGGCGCCAAAACGTTCGCCATTGGCAATTGCTCCTTCTCCACCGGTAATAAACATCCGCTTGCCAACCATATTGTTCCAGTAGTTGTTGGCAGTGTTGGCATAACGCGTGTCGCCGGTTTCTAAGGCTGTAGCAGTTACTCCTGTGGCTAATAGTGTTGCACGTACCGCATGCCCTTCTATTGTTTCCTGCTTTAATACAGGCATGTGATCCTGATTATAAGAACTGTCGCTTTTTCTTGCATGCGATCCGTCCTTTTCGCCATAATTACCCCGGTCTTCAATCCAGAATTTCACCATCGCCAGGTAATCGTTCTCATTTACCGGAATAGTCATCTTCTTTTTCAGCGCAGGTTGTTGTTTAAATAACTGATAAACCTTAAGCAGTGCTTCCTCAGGGCCGCCATGACCGGGTATAACATTGCTTTTGGGTGCAGGTCCCATTTGTGTGCATATATAATTACTCATTTTAACAGCCACGTTCAATAACTTGGTTTTTCCGGTGGCTTTGTAATAATGAACACCCGCTTCCATCAACATGCCCGAATTGTAAACATCATGCTGCCATTTATCATCTCCGCCATTTGTCCCCCAACGCTGGTTTGGCCTCATGAGCGTGGTATAGGTATTGATGTAACCGTCCGGATCTGCATTTTGGGCAGCGGCAATGCGAGCTATATAAGCATCAATTTTAGCTTCAAGTATTTTATCAGGATGCTCTGCGAGCAAATCGGCAGCCCCCCTGATTGTTTCGTAAACTAAGCCATCATACCAGGGTGGGCCATCATGTTGTTGCGTATTTTTTTTGCCCTCGGCCACCCAATCAAAATTCTGAAAAGCGTTCCTGGTTCGGCCAAGTTTTTCTTTTTCTTTGATAATATCCGGCCGGTCCGGCTCATACTTGCCTTCCAGCTTATCAAACACATCATAAACCGTAGTTGAGTTCCATACCTTGAATTTAGGACTCCAGAACTGGTCATCTATCCGTACATTCTGAAAACTTACAGGATGAATGGTATGTGTGTCTGTGTTGCTTGTTTGCGCCAGAGCCTGATAACTAAAAAACGTTAGCTGACCGCATAATAATAAAAGGCGATAGCTTTTGATAATGGCCATTTTAAGAAGATTATAAAGGTTAAAAATTGGATGTTTTGAAAAGGATCATACCGTTAAAGCATACCATTTCTATTTAGTGTGCAAATTGAGCTTTATGTAAAATCACTTTTTGCACAATATTAACTTTTTCTTACACTCATTTGATATGTATGTTACTTAATGCCCATATCATGGTGTAAAACAGTAGTTTTAATAATCCGTGAGTAAATCCGGCTATATTGTACTTTATTGAGGTTTTAGTCAAAATTGATTTAAAATATATCAATTGGGTTCAACCACTATATGCGCATGAATAAGAAATTTGAATAATTACCCTTTTTATTTCTTCTACCTAAAATGGCTATAAAGTTGAACCCGTCAAACAAAATATTTTTTATCAGGATGGTAGTGTGTACGCTGTCATTTACCTCAGTAACGGCGCTTGCACAAACGTCGCAGATAACTGTGGATGCTGCTAAGGTATTAAACAAAATCCCGGCGGAAATGTACGGCTCATGTGCAGAAGATGTAAATCATGAAATATACGGCGGTTTGTATGATCAGCGACTGTTTGGCGAAAGCTTTGAAGAACCGGCTCCGGCAAATGGCTTTGCCGGCTGGAGGCAGCTACCTGCAGCATGGAGAATAGGAGGAGGTGGTAATCCATCAAGCGCCGCGCCAGGCTTTAAACTTATTCATAATAACACCTTTATTAAAAATGGAAGTTTTGAAGCAACCATAACATTTGCAGACAGGGCCCGTAACGCGGGTTTGTTGGTGCGGATGAATAATGTTATCCCCGGTAACCCTGCTCCTAACGGATATGCCATTGAAATATCTAAAGGGAGGGGTAGGGTAATTATAAAAAAGTATTTAAACGGTTGGCATGACGTTGCCCGCAGCAGTGTTGAAACGGATATAAATGGAAGTATTTACCTCCGTGTTGAATTGCAAGGCGGACATATTAAGGTATACACTAATAATGAGCAACAACCGGCAGTGGATTTTACAGATACCAAATCGCCAATACTATCTGGTCAGATAGGTATATATGCTAATAACGATGCTTCCGCGTTCAGCAAATGCGCAGTCGTGGTAAGTGGAGTAAGAATAAATTTGCCTTTAACGCCGGCTGTATCAACACGGGTAAGTTTTCAGTGGAACGCCATAAGTAAAAATGCCCGGGCTATTTATCAGCTTGATACTACAACGTCTTTTACCGGCCGGCAGTCGCAGGTTATTCAGTTTGTTAGCGGTAAGGGCAGGGCGGGCATAGCCAATAGCGGACTTAATCACTGGGGTATTGCCGTTAAAAAGGGGCAACAGTTTAATGGATCGATATATCTTAGGTCTGAATCTTTTTCGGGTTCGGTAACCTTAACACTCGAAAGTGCCGATGGAAACATAACCTATGCATCTGCGCAAATACAGCAGGTTGGTAAGTCATGGAAAAAATATGCATTCTCAATTATTGCAACTAAAACAGATAGCAATTCACGCTTTGCAATTTACATTGGCAAAAAAGGCAGGCTCTGGGTTGACCAGGCAACTTTGATGAATGCCCATAATAAAGTTTTCAAGGATTTGCCTTTTCGGGAAGATATTGGGGTAATGATGCAAAAGCAAGGGCTTAACTTTTTACGGTATGGCGGAACAATGGTAAACGCCCCGGAATACCGATGGAAAAATATGATTGGGAAACCGGATCAACGACCACCATACAAAGGGCATTGGTATCCCTACGGCTCAAACGGTTTTGGAATAGAGGAATTTTTAAAATTCTGCGAAGCCTCCAGCTTTGAACCTGCGTTTGCTATAAATGTAGAAGACTCCGCACAGGATATTGCAGACATGGTGGAATATCTTACAGGCGATATAAAGTCAGTCGGAGGTAAAAAACGCGCAGCTGCAGGACACGCTATGTCCTACAAACTCCGATACATTGAGATCGGTAATGAAGAGGTAATTTGGGGCGATAAAAGGGAAGATTACCAACATTATGCAGAGCGGTTTAATGTACTATACAATGCCATACATGCTAAAAATCCTGAAATTAATTTAGTATGCTCGGTATGGTGGCGACCAAAATCGCAAAATATGGAGTTGGTTTTCAATGCTATCAATAGAAAAGCATCTTATTGGGATTTACATACCGACGCTGATGAGGCAAACGCCGGAGCGAAGGTGGATACAAATTTACAAATCATGCATGATTTGTTTAAAAAATGGGATCCCAATACTACCTTAAAATGTGCCATTTTTGAAGAGAACGGTGGACTACATAATTTACAAAGGGCACTTGGCCATGCTACTACCCTCAATGCTGTCAGGAGACATGGAGATTTCGTGCTGACCTCTTGTCCGGCTAATGCCTTGCAGCCCTATCTCCAAAACGATAACGACTGGGATCAGGGGCAGATATTTTTTACCCCGGCCCGGGTTTGGGGAATGCCGCCCTTTTATGCGCAGCAAATGGCATCGGTAAATCACCTTCCGTTAAGAATAGACTCCCAAACAGATGGCCCGCTTGATGTTACAGCCACACGTTCCGATGATGGAAAAACAATGGCTATTCATGTTGTTAACACAGGTAAAGTAAATTTAAAAACAGAAATTAACCTTAAGAACTTCGCTGGCAGAAAAGCTCAAATACAAACAATCACTCTTTCGGGGAACCCTGATGACGAAAATACTCCACAGAAGCCAGAAAAAATAAAATCGATAAAAAAACAAATACTTAACGCTGGCAATAAAATTGAGTATGACTTCCCAGCTTATTCGTATACCATTTTAAGTTTTAAAAACAAGACTTCTCCTGTTTTTTAAAAGACAAGTGAAGATAGCAATATAGATTGCTGCTATGCGAGGAAGCTATTATCAAAAAAAACCACAACGTACGCTTAAGTTGTCATCTATTGATTTTGGCTTTATCCAAATTTGAAGCCCGATAAATCAGAATGTTATGGATAAAGCAGCACAAGAACGGGCAAAAATGTCCGGAATCGTCCCGACACGGACCAGATCGTCACTCAAGGCGATCTTGAAGAATTAAAGGAAGACATGCTTCTGGAATTCAAGCGCATTGTCAAAGATTGCTTTACCGGTCAGCCTGGAAAAAAATGGTTGAAGTCCGCTGAGGTTAAAAAACTGCTCGGCATCTCACACGGCTTTCTTCAGTCATTAAGAGATAGCAGCGTCCTTCCTTTTACCAGGATCGGTGGCTCCATTTATTATGACTACGAGGACATTACGTTTATGATGTCTGCCAACAAAAGCGCTTGAGTTTATTACACACCTGCCGGTTTTGCGTATAGCAGGGCTGGCTTTAAACTGATTATCAATGTTGAAACGAAAGGCTAAACGAATACCTGTTAAGAACGGTCCCAACTCCAAACCTGGTCCGGTCCGTCAAAAAGGCTTCGGCATAGAACTTCCACCGCACAGGCGACTGGTTGAGATCTATTTTGAACAAAAAGAG
This window contains:
- a CDS encoding glycoside hydrolase family 127 protein; the encoded protein is MAIIKSYRLLLLCGQLTFFSYQALAQTSNTDTHTIHPVSFQNVRIDDQFWSPKFKVWNSTTVYDVFDKLEGKYEPDRPDIIKEKEKLGRTRNAFQNFDWVAEGKKNTQQHDGPPWYDGLVYETIRGAADLLAEHPDKILEAKIDAYIARIAAAQNADPDGYINTYTTLMRPNQRWGTNGGDDKWQHDVYNSGMLMEAGVHYYKATGKTKLLNVAVKMSNYICTQMGPAPKSNVIPGHGGPEEALLKVYQLFKQQPALKKKMTIPVNENDYLAMVKFWIEDRGNYGEKDGSHARKSDSSYNQDHMPVLKQETIEGHAVRATLLATGVTATALETGDTRYANTANNYWNNMVGKRMFITGGEGAIANGERFGANYFLPESAYLETCASISSGFFSEQMNELKADGKYMDEFERVIYNNLLSGISLTGDHFFYENPLVGNGNKRWAWHDCPCCPPMILKMVGALPQYIYAYDSDHLYVNLFIGSEASFNINGTAVLLKQTTGYPWKGANKIEVTPKNTTKFAINVRIPGWAEGKENPFDLYHSKVNGGVSLKVNGQQVPVQPVKGYASITRSWKKGDVIELDLPMQPRLITTNDSVQTVKGKLALASGPIIYSFESLDNPGLKDYRLKSNASLAISYKPNLLNGINVITGKAADTSGKQVEFTAIPFYTIGNRQAGNPYQVWINEDTK
- a CDS encoding alpha-L-arabinofuranosidase C-terminal domain-containing protein, with the translated sequence MAIKLNPSNKIFFIRMVVCTLSFTSVTALAQTSQITVDAAKVLNKIPAEMYGSCAEDVNHEIYGGLYDQRLFGESFEEPAPANGFAGWRQLPAAWRIGGGGNPSSAAPGFKLIHNNTFIKNGSFEATITFADRARNAGLLVRMNNVIPGNPAPNGYAIEISKGRGRVIIKKYLNGWHDVARSSVETDINGSIYLRVELQGGHIKVYTNNEQQPAVDFTDTKSPILSGQIGIYANNDASAFSKCAVVVSGVRINLPLTPAVSTRVSFQWNAISKNARAIYQLDTTTSFTGRQSQVIQFVSGKGRAGIANSGLNHWGIAVKKGQQFNGSIYLRSESFSGSVTLTLESADGNITYASAQIQQVGKSWKKYAFSIIATKTDSNSRFAIYIGKKGRLWVDQATLMNAHNKVFKDLPFREDIGVMMQKQGLNFLRYGGTMVNAPEYRWKNMIGKPDQRPPYKGHWYPYGSNGFGIEEFLKFCEASSFEPAFAINVEDSAQDIADMVEYLTGDIKSVGGKKRAAAGHAMSYKLRYIEIGNEEVIWGDKREDYQHYAERFNVLYNAIHAKNPEINLVCSVWWRPKSQNMELVFNAINRKASYWDLHTDADEANAGAKVDTNLQIMHDLFKKWDPNTTLKCAIFEENGGLHNLQRALGHATTLNAVRRHGDFVLTSCPANALQPYLQNDNDWDQGQIFFTPARVWGMPPFYAQQMASVNHLPLRIDSQTDGPLDVTATRSDDGKTMAIHVVNTGKVNLKTEINLKNFAGRKAQIQTITLSGNPDDENTPQKPEKIKSIKKQILNAGNKIEYDFPAYSYTILSFKNKTSPVF
- a CDS encoding helix-turn-helix domain-containing protein gives rise to the protein MLLEFKRIVKDCFTGQPGKKWLKSAEVKKLLGISHGFLQSLRDSSVLPFTRIGGSIYYDYEDITFMMSANKSA